The DNA region CATCGACAGGCAGATTGAGAACGTCGAGGCCCGAGAAGAACTTCTGCGAAAGATGGCCCTGACCAATGCCAACCCGGAGACCAATAAGATCCTGAGGGCTCTTCCCCAGGATCCGGAGCCTACCATTGCTAAGATGGTAGAGGCGTGCACCAAGGCGACTTCGATGGAGCAAAGAGTGGCATTTGCGGTgagcaaaggggtgggggaggcgaTGGTAGACCTGATGAACACTCGCTGTTTTGGCTGTGGCCAGTTGGGCCACATCCGAGCGAACTGCCCACACTGGCCGCCAGATACGTCTTACCAACCCTACAACCCCTCCCCGAGACCAACATACAGGAATCCCCGCTTCCATCAGCCGGGAAACGGAAGGCAGAGCGCGGTGATGGGCCGTGCCATGACACCAAATGGCCCATCCCAGGACCTGGGGCTGCCATCTCTCCTGGAGAACCACGGCCCCAGCGGTACACTTCTCCGGACgtccgcagccaggaggacgggctcCGGCTCCTCAGAAGAACCAGGCAACTGAACTGCGCCCGTCGCCAAGTCCTCCGGACCAGCCTTCACGTCATGTTTCCAGATGAGGACTTGCTTCGCGTCCCGGCAGGATTCCTGCCACCGCCCTACTGTGACTACCCCACCACTGTCTTGCTGTTAGGAGACACCGCCAACACGCCGGATGACCTCACCGTCATCCCAGAGGTCGTCTACTTCGAGCCAGGGACAGAGCTCACCGTCTCCGTGGTATGTTACCAGCCTCCATTCTCCTTGCCTAAGGGGTCTGCTTTAGCCCTTTGCTACGTCTTGCATGTCCACACAGAAGACACCGGCATGGACCTTTCAACAGACCTTTCTTCGGATTTGGACTCTTCGGCCTTTCTTGTGCAAAATGTAAGCAGACAGAGACCTATTATTaagacttcttttgttttacagggaaagTCCATCTCACTagacctgatggcagacaccggCGCAGATGTTACCATCATTCCCCAGGCAGAGTGGCCTCGCAACTGGGAGCTggtgtccccttgtggcacaatctccggCGTGGGAGGTGCTGTCAATTCCCGCCGGAGCAAACATCTGGTATGTGTGGAGGGGCCGGAGGGTCAGGTTGCCACGATTAGGCCTTTTGTGGTAGCTTCCAACATCAAATTGTTGGGTAGGGACGTTTTGTCCTAGTGGGGTGCCCGACTTGACATCCCTAGTCCTGCttgggatttttagtctgggccactgcggagcgcacctccccaccgctCAATTGGAAAACTGACACaccggtgtgggtggaccagtggcccttaccatctgaaaaattaaaggcgCTCAATGAActtgtggaggagcaggtgcgcctggggcatttaataccttccaccagcccctggaacacacctgtctttgtgATTAAGAAACCCGgcaaagacaggtggcgcctgctccaagacctacgcagggttaatgatgtCCTCGAAGATATGGGCCCCTTGCAAccaggccttccctctccctccatgctgccccgggattggcagctTGCAATCCTTGACATCAAGGATTGCTTCTTTAACATCCCTTTGTATcccggagatgctcccagaTTTGCCTTCTCGGTTCCCTCCATCAACCAAGGAGAACCATATAAGCGCTATCAgtggaccactctgccccagggattgaaaaattcccctgtgctctgccaaactTTTGTGGCTCAGGTCCTTTCCCCGGTCCGTCGCCTCTTTCCCGAGGCAATCTTTTTGCACTACATAGACGACATTTTAATTTGCGCCGCTGACGCGACCTACTTGAAAGCGGCCttggaaaagacaataaagaccATCAAGGACTCAGGATTTCCAATTGCAGAGGAGAAGATCCAGCTGTCGtccccctggaaatatttgCGCTTCCTAATCACAGGAAGAACCGTCGCGCCCCAGTCCCTCACCATCAAGGACAACCCTCAAACCCTGCGggacttgcagcagctctgcggCGCCATCACGTGGATCCGACCGCTCCTaggactcaccacagaggagctgtcgccgctgtttcagctgctgaaaggcgacggcgacctggcatccccacgcCATCTCACCCCGGATGCCCGTGAGGCCCTGGAGAGAGTCGCAGCTGCcatcaagtcccgccaggcacaTCGGGTCGTGCGGTCCCTCCCCATCAACTGTGCCATCTTAGGTAAGTCCCCAAACTTACATGCCCTCTTATTCCAGTGGGACAACAGCCAGAGGGACGCACTCTTAATCATAGAGTGGTTGTTCCTCCCACATCAGCCTGCAAAAACGGTTACACCTTTTCCAGAATTAATGGCAAAACTTATTATCAAGGCCCGCCAGCGCCTccggaccctcgcagggtgtgacccagcatgcatctatttaccattaaatttggaccaattggatttcctcttacaaacaaatgaaaatttacagatttcggtagacagctatcctgctcaaattttaatacattatcccaaacacaaactttttaaagacaccttgtatttggccccaaaatctttcaaaagtaaGATTCCATTGAAaggtgctctcacggtgttcaccgatgggtcAGGTAGATCCCACAAGTCGGTGATCAcctggaaggacccggacagtcagaagtgggagtctgacgtccaaatagttcagggttccccccagatcgcTGAGCTTGCAGCAGTCGTGAGagccttcaaaaaatttcaacaacctTTCAATCTCGTCACTGATTCGGCATATGTGGCCGGGATAGCAGAAAGGGCTGAACAcgccctgctcaaagaaattcaaaacaaagtaTTGTACAGCTTGCTCTCAAAACTCATTTGGCTTATCTCACACCGGAAGCAACCGTATCACATTCtgcatgttaggtcacacacagacctgccaggtgACATCACTGAGGGAAACCGGAGAGCAGACGCCCTGGCGATGCTGGCCACCTCCACCTCTGTAAACCCTACAGTTCTAAGACCCACCTTGCCAGATGTCCAcatgcaggctaagatgagccacgccTTTTTCCACCAGAATGCTCCGGTGCTTTGCCGTCAGTTTAAAATCTCCAAGGAGCAGGCGCGGGCCATCTTAGCCACATGCCCCAATTGCCAATCCCACGCCCTACCATCCTTAGCGATgggggttaacccccggggATTGGGGGCATTGGAAACCTGGCGAACAGACATAACACACTTTCCCTCCTTTGGGCGGCTGAAGTACATCCATGTGTCAGTAGACACGTTCTCGGGGGTAGTGTTTGCCTCCACCCacacgggggaaaaaacaaaggatatcATCAAACACTTACACATGGCTTTCTCCACCTTGGGTGTCCCTAAAACtatcaaaacagataatggaccagggtttgtgtccaagCAATTCATGGAATTCATGCAACAATGGGGCATTGACCATATTACAGGTATCCCACACAACCCTACAGGACAATCAATTGTAGagagaaaacatcaagaaattaaaaaactacTAGAGCAGCAGAATGATTCGGCCCTTACCACgagccctgtagagaggttgtgcaaagccctatatgttctcaatttcatgaactgttcgGACCGCGAGCCAAACCCCCCGATACTACGCCACTTTCATAATAACACCAGGTCGCAGTTGAAAGAAAGACCACCAGTGCTCGTGAAAGACCCTGAGTCCAGGAACATCAAAGGTCCGTACCCGCTGATAACGTGGGGGAGGGGGTATGGCTGTGTCTCcacagaacagggccccaggtggatcccaggCAAGTTTATAAAACCATACTGGGAAGACATCGTGAAGGAAAGCCACCCCCCGGACCACTCCCCTGAGACGACAGCTCCAGCGGATACCACCGTCGCCTGGAGtcggaggaaaaggaagggaagcagaccCATCGACGTCGCCACAAGGACTTTGATAACTAATCGATACTTCCCACCGGCTTGGACAGTTTACCCCCTGACTCCATCCCCAACCATTCCTTACCCTTTCCCATCCTACCACTTTCCTTGCCCCCCTTACCCTCACACCTGACcccacattttttctgtttcaatgttaatttaaacgggggaggatggggatttgagGGGACCCTTGGTCTTACTTCTTTTTGTATGTTCGAGTTATTAGATTACCGACCACCCAGATGGCAATTACATCAGCCAGAACACCCCGCAGCGaccggcttcctgcagctgccttcgtCACCATCTTATGGCtccacctggcaggaagctggctcgtgccacagcccaaggaaaacgtctgggtcacgctggcaaagtctATAGGACAAAAACAGCTttgcatggccatgggcagtGTAGACAGTCCGTTGTCTACATGCCTGGTGGGAGTCCCCCTGTCCGAAAATGATTTTCCGTTCACGGGGATGAAACTCAACGCGGCGGACTCCTGGATGAGTTGGATGAGGACACTaccacaggcaccacaggaaccccaggaattggacctACCGGGGTCCACAAGGGTCCACTTTTGCATTAGGTTTTATACTAAggccccacaaacaaaaccagggcaAAACATCAAAGACATAACaccagcaaatagaaaatacatcaatgAGTGGTGCAATTACACAGGCCCTGTGTTGTCCAAGTCCTACCCATTCCCTAAGGAGCTCCCTCGAGGtgtgtttctcatctgtggggacagggcgtgggctgggatcccctccaaTACCAAAgggggtccctgtagccttggcaaGCTTACGACGCTAAcccccaacaaaacccaaattctggattggaagaagaaaagtcaatTGGCACGCAAAAAGCGATCGTATGGTGAATTTGACCCAAATTGCGATTCCGAAATTTATGATTGGAGTGAGGGAAAGAGGGTTGCCGCTTCTATTTTTCTACCACGGTACGCGGCAGTGAAAGTCCTCGGTGAGATTTCTCACCTGGGGTGTTGGatgagtaagcaggccaacgctACGTCTGCCGCATTATCAGACCTCTTGGCAGAAGAAGAGACCACCAGGCACGCCACCTTACAGAACAGAGCGGCCATCGATTTTCTGCTGCTCGCCCACGGCCATAGCTGCGAGGACTTtgaaggaatgtgctgcttcaatctgacatcgaagagcacatccatccaagccaacatccagcggatccaggcgttagtcaaagacttaaagactgaaaccaGGGCTGTGGATGCGGTGAACAAGACCTTCTCCCagtggggtgttcctgggtgggccgTGCCAATCATTAAAGGTTTAATTTGggttttgattattattttcttaatttctgtagccttaactatctttaagaaaatgttaacgAGGAACttggggaatgtttttttaataaatcagaaagggggagttgtgggaggggttcctgctctcccttgggaggcagcaacagtttagaaatcagctgctgctctccaccccagaagagctgtcaatcaatgtttagcatactccccagttccagaaagttcagttattctgttacccccattggctcctgttagaataccactcctcctctgtaccccgattagttctctgtatgtcaccccactctgtctcccccctttacctgttgcccgttggctgttctgtaccctaaccactcctactcctttgcccttaatacccagccccgcctttcctcggggcCTTCCGAAGttcgctcccttctggagagttcctgcgacgctcctgaaataaagcctctaggaataaagccacttcggagccctctcgtccttacggtggagctatccgggtcccgccacatcctccccgcggaccagtcctctgagggtttccccccagacaggctgggcacccgggtgaagcccggaggacttgtattttaatacagacTTGTAGCAAGACAGTTCTCCACCTGTATTTTATCAAGGTGaagattttctttcatgtaAAATTTCACCCAAGCCAATGTaatctttttccattcattGCTTTTGTGCTACAAGCACATGCAGGACTAGAAGACCCTTTCTGTATCactgtttttcatttagaaGATTTTCTCACACTGTCCCCTTTTACTGATTTTTGTACTGAAGATTTTTCCAGAGCATCGGAACTGCCTAAACATGAGGGAGGGTAAAGGAtatgcagctggaaaagaggCAAGCTGAAAAGCTCAGAAAAGCTCCTGTTCTAGTACTCCCTAGTTTGAGGGAAGtcagaaatatgtatttatctCTCAGATATGAAATGATTTATCAgataatttcagtatttttcctttggttcCACTTGAAATGAAGAAACTAACACATATCTCCTACTACAATGCCTTGCATTATATTTCTTAAGTTCagcatattaaatatttgtgttcagTTCAAGAATGAGGTTCTTCAAACCAGTGCTACATATTCAAATCTATTGACTTACCCTTACTAGGCTTATATGCACTTCTTAAACTAAGCattcaaacatttatttttatgaaactACGGAAAGACATTAAAGTGTTAGATAAAGACATAGTGGCAAACTCCCCTTTTGTTACTCTACTACTCActatttcactttgaaaaatcTGTTAACACTTTCTTTAGGAAGACAAGGCAGCTCATCACAGGTCATTGTAGGAATCAGAACCACACACTCATGTTTGTATTAATTGTATTAATCTCTTCAGTAAAATGAAAGAGTTCATTGCAGGTAGCTAAAAATCTAGGACAGAAGACTGCACTTATCGTAAGATCTCTGGCTTGATGATGTTCCTTTTTAATAAACCTTGGACCACAAGGGAAATAAGGCTGAAACAGTGCTAACATTCTACTTGTCTTACTCAAAAAAGGCCAAATAGGATAAAGGTGGTATCTATCAGTCATTTGTCTTTTATCAAACACAgatgaaacaaaagaagaattCATAAAAGTTGTAATAATATTGATTTAAAGgctataaaatattattaatgtaTGGTCACAttgttttatggaaaaaaaaaaaggtcttttcaACTAAAACCAGattccctctttggaaatttgCTTTATGAAGGAAGCAGgcacattctttttcttttttgtattcAAGGTCTACTGATGTTTTTATAGGTAGGGAAGATATTTTGTTTACAAAGGAGGCAGGTGATATAAAAACTGTCATAACAGTAAATCGTAATGCAACAGGTTGGTCAGAAAGAAAGTGCTCAATCAATTACCTGTAACCAGTTACAAACAGGGCATTTTCATATAGCCAAAAGCAAATTTTCTATAGTCTAAGACAAAGAATTCTAGACTTTTTCTGAGGATCTTCTGAATCAGGAAAGGTATCTTACAAAGCAATACCTCCTACTGAGGATTCAGGGTTATAAGCTACAGACCATGAACTGCTAGTGTAATGCTGTGCAAAACAATCAACAGTAGACATGATCAGAAGAGGCTACTGACTTGGTCTGCCTGCCAAAGAAATAAAGTATACTGCACACAGCTCTTATgtacatacattttttttagaTGCTGAAAAGTACAAAGAAGGTAAAAAGTCACGACTCttactggaaaaatgaaaacctgattttgaaaaacataaaagattaatttctgattaattttctgaaaagaataTTGGACATCATTGATTATAGTGAATAAGTACTGTAGAGGAGAGCAAGCATCATGTATTAAATTGCTTGAATCTACTGAAGAAGGGTATAACAATAATCAGCATCAGAGTAGAATCCAGTAACATCCAAGTAACAAATAAAGTACACATTTTAAAGAGAGATAGAGTATTGCTGAAGCTATAAAAGGATGTGTTATTTTCTTCATCTACTTCTTAAAATCAGAAACATTCAAACACTTTGGTCTTAAAGCCCCTCTAAGAATTTTCCAGTGGAGGTGCAAAGCTGCCTATAACAAATATTGCTGAGAGGTGAGAATCAGACAGTTTCTAGCTTGTTCCTTGTTCCAAAACCAAGCAAGGTCTAACTTTCAAGCTTGTAAGGGGGTTTCCTTGTGCCACCTTCTTCCCAACCTGGCACTGGGAGAACACTATTAACTCCAGGATGCTGCCTGTTTCCTAGACTGAGTTCAACTACAGGAGACTCTTTGAAATTTTCCTGGAAGACCTAGGAGTCCTCCAGATTTAGGGCAAATAACACCACCTAATTTAGAGAAATGTCTAAATGAATTGATAGGAATTAGCActatttctaaagaaaacaaaggttttTTGAAATAGGAGacttttttcagaaagaaaattttaatgttatttaatataaatgaCCCACATGTCATAGAAAATTTGTCTGCTctaaaaaatcacagaaaattaatGTTTGTCCTGAAAATTAATGTGTAAATCTGAATGAGTAAAATATCTTTCAGCATAATCCACTCCTAAATCTGGGCTGGGCATTAACAGACAGGAGATGTCAGCTGCAGGCCTCAGGACACTCCCACAAAAATGAGCTGCTGCCAGTTTTGAAGCTGAGGCTCCACTCATCAACAAAAGGTCCTCCTATTAATTTTCACAGTTACTGAAGAAGATATGGAAAAACAGAGGTAAAATAACTGTTTTCCAGACaaccagaaataatttaagtagCACCTAATATTAAGCATCTGATGGGAAGCTCAGGTGCTGTCTGCCTGTTGCCAGCCATAGCACTGAGAGGCTGCAGTGCCATGTTCTATACCGGTGGCATCAAAAGCAAGTTGTAAACCTCACATAATGGTTATCAAACAGGGAAGGACTTGAGTCAGAATTTTATGGCAAGCTCTTTGGCTAAGAAGAAGACATTTGAACTCAAGGTCAGCCACAAGTGGACGAAAGGCAAGAGAAGTTTTCTCAAATGCAATTGCCTTTATCAGTGTTAGTAGATGTTACAGTACCTCCCAATTCCATTCTGTTGTAGGCAAACACATGTGGCTTACCAAGCAGCAATAACACAACTTCCACCTCTCACACTTCGAGTTAGGAAACCTCTATCTCTGACATTATTTCTGTAATTGTGATTGCAGATGTAATTGTCAAGGAAAACATCTTGACCTCCATGTCACTGGATTCAGTTTCAGGTACATATTTTACTCTAGCTTTAGGCCAGCAAGAAGCACATACAGAACACATCTGGATCCAAAAAGCTATTGGAAATGGATTTCATCTGCGCACTGATGATGGGAGCTCACAGTGAGTTGTGTTCTGCTTTAATTAGACAGCAATAGTAATTCTGTTGCAGTGATCATACTCCAGCcctctacagaaaaaaaatcatactctGAAAAGTCTGCTAATGGAAGGGACAAAAGAACTACAGTACCCCTCCATCCCTCTAGTGAGTAAGCCAGCCAGGCAACCCCTGGATGCTTCTCTAGTTATGATGGTGAAAATCACAAAGTAAGCTGCAAAAGGccacagaaaaggaagaggagagaagtACAGGTGCACTAAACTTACCCTGCTGCATTACCTGTAACACACTAACAACACATCAGCCACTGTGAGGGATTTCTTTGGCCTTTGGTAGAAGGCTGACTTATATGATACAACAGAACAGGAAACTGTAGGACTGAGTTATCTCTGCCTGTCATCCATTTAGCCTAGAAATAAGAGTTGGTATACTTTCTAAATTAATGTACTCTACCTCTTGAAACATTAGCATAAACTAAATAAAAGTCTAATACCTCTGAACTGAACATAAAGCCTTATGTTCCAGATTCTAACTGTGATTAGGGCATTTCTTTTTGGACCACTATTCCTAAACCTTTGTctcctcatttaaaaaatatatctttctctgatgtttctggaaaacaaaatcttctAGCTCTGCATGGAGTGggcacaacaaaacaaagagattGGAGTAACATACAACCCCTCCTCAACCTTCCAGTGAAAATGCTGTTGTCATCTTTCTGAGACCTGCTCTTCCTTCATGACTGTAAAAATGCTGCTCTCTGTTCTGAAGGTCCTTCTAATGACACTGTATTTTGATACAGCTGTTTTACAGCCTCCCTTAGCTCCTGATCCCGGTTTATAACAGTCATCAGATAATGATTTTTGTCACTTGTTGGTTTGGAAATGTAGGGGAGAATGGGAAATAAGGTATTAGCCTGGGTGACCACGAAGCTTCTGCCTGGAATCCCAGTGAGGCCATTTCTGCCTCTGGATTATGCATTCACTGATGCTGGTAGTCAGAAAAATAAGTAAGTATATAAAAGTCCAATTGGAGAACAATGCTGAACAATTCTAGATATAGCACATTCTGTGACCCTTTCATTCATCAGCTGGTCCTACAGATTCATTTGCAATCTCTCCATTTGCTCTCTACAGAGCTTTA from Vidua chalybeata isolate OUT-0048 chromosome 5, bVidCha1 merged haplotype, whole genome shotgun sequence includes:
- the LOC128788017 gene encoding uncharacterized protein LOC128788017 — translated: MAITSARTPRSDRLPAAAFVTILWLHLAGSWLVPQPKENVWVTLAKSIGQKQLCMAMGSVDSPLSTCLVGVPLSENDFPFTGMKLNAADSWMSWMRTLPQAPQEPQELDLPGSTRVHFCIRFYTKAPQTKPGQNIKDITPANRKYINEWCNYTGPVLSKSYPFPKELPRGVFLICGDRAWAGIPSNTKGGPCSLGKLTTLTPNKTQILDWKKKSQLARKKRSYGEFDPNCDSEIYDWSEGKRVAASIFLPRYAAVKVLGEISHLGCWMSKQANATSAALSDLLAEEETTRHATLQNRAAIDFLLLAHGHSCEDFEGMCCFNLTSKSTSIQANIQRIQALVKDLKTETRAVDAVNKTFSQWGVPGWAVPIIKGLIWVLIIIFLISVALTIFKKMLTRNLGNVFLINQKGGVVGGVPALPWEAATV